One Megalops cyprinoides isolate fMegCyp1 chromosome 17, fMegCyp1.pri, whole genome shotgun sequence DNA window includes the following coding sequences:
- the hmbox1b gene encoding homeobox-containing protein 1 isoform X1, which produces MSHYTDEPRFTIEQIDLLQRLRRTGMTKQEILHALDTLDRLDREHGDKFGRRPAYGGGSGGGGGISAAGGAGNNGSNNTTSSTSSSSASSNVAASSSTATTATQTQYRGGLSPSPSNSYDTSPPPPAAVSSAVSLVAVAAQNGRDSLVAAATPNGKLSPPRYPVNSAVGPRGYSFEAAEEELDIDDKVEELMRRDSGIVKEEIKAFLGNRRISQAVVAQVTGISQSRISHWLLQQGSDLSEQKKRAFYRWYQLEKTTPGATLNMRPAPMALEDVEWRQTPPPISSAPGSFRLRRGSRFTWRKECLAVMESYFNENQYPDEAKREEIANACNAVIQKPGKKLSDLERVTSLKVYNWFANRRKEIKRRANIEATILESHGIDVQSPGGHSNSDDIDGNDYAEQGCDVPYFEKRPLPRPFGFYRLEPSSPTQDDSTSHSDHQDPISLAVEMAAVNHTILALSRQGGVPGDIKTEALDDD; this is translated from the exons ATGTCGCACTACACGGACGAGCCCCGCTTCACTATCGAGCAGATCGACCTGCTGCAGCGTCTACGGCGCACAGGCATGACCAAGCAGGAGATCCTGCACGCGCTCGACACCCTGGACCGGCTGGACCGTGAGCACGGGGACAAGTTCGGCCGGCGCCCGGCCTACGGCGGCGGGAGCGGCGGCGGTGGCGGGATCTCGGCCGCGGGCGGCGCCGGCAACAACGGCAGCAACaacaccacctcctccacctcctcctcctcggcctCCAGCAACGTGGCAGCCTCCTCGTCCACCGCCACCACCGCCACGCAGACGCAGTACCGCGGCGGGCTCTCGCCGTCGCCCAGCAACAGCTACGACACCTCCCCACCGCCGCCCGCCGCCGTCTCCTCCGCCGTGTCCCTGGTGGCGGTGGCGGCGCAGAACGGGCGGGACAGCCTGGTGGCGGCCGCCACGCCTAACGGGAAGCTGTCCCCGCCCCGCTACCCCGTCAACAGCGCCGTCGGACCCCGGGGGTACAGCTTCGAGGCTGCCGAGGAGGAGCTGGACATCGACGACAaggtggaggagctgatgaG gcGGGACAGCGGGATCGTCAAGGAGGAGATCAAGGCCTTCCTGGGGAACAGGCGTATCTCACAGGCAGTGGTGGCCCAGGTCACAG GTATCAGCCAAAGCCGGATCTCCCAttggctgctgcagcagggctCCGACCTCAGCGAGCAGAAGAAGAGGGCCTTCTACCGCTGGTACCAGCTGGAGAAGACCACGCCCG GTGCCACCCTCAACATGCGGCCCGCCCCCATGGCCCTGGAGGACGTGGAGTGGAGGCAAACCCCACCCCCGATCAGCTCCGCCCCCGGAAGCTTCCGCCTGCGGCGGGGCAGCCGCTTCACCTGGCGGAAGGAGTGCCTGGCCGTCatggagag CTACTTTAATGAAAACCAGTACCCTGACGAGGCCAAGAGAGAGGAGATCGCCAACGCCTGCAACGCTGTCATACAGAAACCAG GGAAGAAGCTGTCCGACCTGGAGAGAGTCACGTCCCTGAAGGTGTACAACTGGTTCGCCAACCGGAGGAAGGAGATCAAGAGGAGAGCCAATATTG AAGCAACAATCCTGGAGAGCCATGGGATAGACGTCCAGAGCCCGGGAGGCCACTCCAACAGCGACGACATCGACGGCAACGACTACGCTGAGCAG GGCTGCGACGTCCCCTACTTCGAGAAAAGACCGCTGCCCAGACCCTTTGGTTTCTACAGACTTGAACCCTCATCGCCAACACAG gATGACAGCACCAGCCACAGCGACCACCAGGACCCCATTTCCCTGGCCGTGGAGATGGCCGCTGTCAACCACACCATCCTGGCTCTCTCCCGCCAGGGCGGCGTCCCCGGAGACATCAAGACAGAGGCCCTGGACGACGATTGA
- the hmbox1b gene encoding homeobox-containing protein 1 isoform X2, which yields MSHYTDEPRFTIEQIDLLQRLRRTGMTKQEILHALDTLDRLDREHGDKFGRRPAYGGGSGGGGGISAAGGAGNNGSNNTTSSTSSSSASSNVAASSSTATTATQTQYRGGLSPSPSNSYDTSPPPPAAVSSAVSLVAVAAQNGRDSLVAAATPNGKLSPPRYPVNSAVGPRGYSFEAAEEELDIDDKVEELMRRDSGIVKEEIKAFLGNRRISQAVVAQVTGISQSRISHWLLQQGSDLSEQKKRAFYRWYQLEKTTPGATLNMRPAPMALEDVEWRQTPPPISSAPGSFRLRRGSRFTWRKECLAVMESYFNENQYPDEAKREEIANACNAVIQKPGKKLSDLERVTSLKVYNWFANRRKEIKRRANIATILESHGIDVQSPGGHSNSDDIDGNDYAEQGCDVPYFEKRPLPRPFGFYRLEPSSPTQDDSTSHSDHQDPISLAVEMAAVNHTILALSRQGGVPGDIKTEALDDD from the exons ATGTCGCACTACACGGACGAGCCCCGCTTCACTATCGAGCAGATCGACCTGCTGCAGCGTCTACGGCGCACAGGCATGACCAAGCAGGAGATCCTGCACGCGCTCGACACCCTGGACCGGCTGGACCGTGAGCACGGGGACAAGTTCGGCCGGCGCCCGGCCTACGGCGGCGGGAGCGGCGGCGGTGGCGGGATCTCGGCCGCGGGCGGCGCCGGCAACAACGGCAGCAACaacaccacctcctccacctcctcctcctcggcctCCAGCAACGTGGCAGCCTCCTCGTCCACCGCCACCACCGCCACGCAGACGCAGTACCGCGGCGGGCTCTCGCCGTCGCCCAGCAACAGCTACGACACCTCCCCACCGCCGCCCGCCGCCGTCTCCTCCGCCGTGTCCCTGGTGGCGGTGGCGGCGCAGAACGGGCGGGACAGCCTGGTGGCGGCCGCCACGCCTAACGGGAAGCTGTCCCCGCCCCGCTACCCCGTCAACAGCGCCGTCGGACCCCGGGGGTACAGCTTCGAGGCTGCCGAGGAGGAGCTGGACATCGACGACAaggtggaggagctgatgaG gcGGGACAGCGGGATCGTCAAGGAGGAGATCAAGGCCTTCCTGGGGAACAGGCGTATCTCACAGGCAGTGGTGGCCCAGGTCACAG GTATCAGCCAAAGCCGGATCTCCCAttggctgctgcagcagggctCCGACCTCAGCGAGCAGAAGAAGAGGGCCTTCTACCGCTGGTACCAGCTGGAGAAGACCACGCCCG GTGCCACCCTCAACATGCGGCCCGCCCCCATGGCCCTGGAGGACGTGGAGTGGAGGCAAACCCCACCCCCGATCAGCTCCGCCCCCGGAAGCTTCCGCCTGCGGCGGGGCAGCCGCTTCACCTGGCGGAAGGAGTGCCTGGCCGTCatggagag CTACTTTAATGAAAACCAGTACCCTGACGAGGCCAAGAGAGAGGAGATCGCCAACGCCTGCAACGCTGTCATACAGAAACCAG GGAAGAAGCTGTCCGACCTGGAGAGAGTCACGTCCCTGAAGGTGTACAACTGGTTCGCCAACCGGAGGAAGGAGATCAAGAGGAGAGCCAATATTG CAACAATCCTGGAGAGCCATGGGATAGACGTCCAGAGCCCGGGAGGCCACTCCAACAGCGACGACATCGACGGCAACGACTACGCTGAGCAG GGCTGCGACGTCCCCTACTTCGAGAAAAGACCGCTGCCCAGACCCTTTGGTTTCTACAGACTTGAACCCTCATCGCCAACACAG gATGACAGCACCAGCCACAGCGACCACCAGGACCCCATTTCCCTGGCCGTGGAGATGGCCGCTGTCAACCACACCATCCTGGCTCTCTCCCGCCAGGGCGGCGTCCCCGGAGACATCAAGACAGAGGCCCTGGACGACGATTGA